The Agrobacterium vitis region GCGAATACGCTCACGCAGGCGCAGCGGCCAGAGCTTTCCATCCCGCTCTTCCACATCGACCACGGCGACGTCAACAACGAGATTATTGGTAAAGTCCCGTTTGCCGCTTGCTTCCAGCGCAGCGACAGCCTCGGCATGACGGGCAACCAGCGACGATTGCAGGTCTTCCACCCATTGGCCTGAGGCGTCGAGCCAGACGGCGATGCCATCGCTCAAGCGGTTGGCGGTCAAGACTTTCTCTGCCATTGTCAAACCCTCGTCATCTGCTGTTGATCGACATTCGCCAGGGCAAGACGCGCCTGCGCCAACGGCATCGACCGCTCGAAATTCGCACCCGCTACCGCATCGCCGATAATGACCATCACGGGTCCGGTCAATTCCGTCATACCTTCCAGACCCGGCAATTCCCGCAGTGTACCATGCAGCAGGCGGCGGTCTCCGCGCCCGGCATTTTCCACCACGGCAACCGTCGTGTCCTGCGCCAGACCACCGGCAATCAGCCGTTCAGCCACGGAGGCCGCCACTGTGCGCCCCATATAGACGGCAACGGTTGCGCCTGAAAGCGCCAGCCGCGCCCAATCGGGCAAAACATCGCCTGTCAGGTCATGACCGGTGGTAAAGACCAGCGACGACGAGACACCGCGCAAGGTCAAGGGCAATTCGAAATCAGCTGCCGCCGCCAACGCCGAGGTGACGCCAGGCACGATCTCATAAGCGATACCGGCATCGCGCAGCGCCGCCATTTCCTCACCGGCTCGTCCGAAGATCAAGGGATCGCCGGATTTCAGCCGCACAATGCGTTTTCCGGCCCGGCCGAGCGACAGGAGGAGATCATTGATCTCGCTCTGCGACTTGGAATGACAGCCCTTGCGCTTACCAACCGGAATGCGGTCCGCGTCGCGCCGGCCCATATCGACCACGGCCTGCGGCACAAGCGCATCGTAAACAATGGCGTCAGCTTCCATCATCAGCCGATGGGCGCGCAATGTCAGCAGGTCTTCCGCCCCCGGCCCGGCCCCGACCAGAAAGATCCGACCTTCCGGCACGGTATTGGCCGCCGTCTTCAGCAGCTTTGTCGCCCGGCGGCGTGCGACTTTCACATCGCCACCTTCCATGGCATCAGCCACATCGCCTTGAAAGAAAGAACGCCAGAACAAACGGCGCGCCACACCGCGCGGCACAAGCCTGTCAACGGCATGACGATAGCTATTGGCCAACCGCCCCAGCTTGCCCAGCGACCTCGGCAATTGCCGGTCAATTCCGGCGCGGATCATCTGGGCCAGCACTGGCCCCACACCTTCCGTGCCAATTGCCACCGCAATCGGCGCACGATTAACAAGAGCAGGCGTATAGAAATCACAATAGTCAGGCTGATCGACGGCATTGGCAGGTATTTTTTGCAGCCGTGCCGCTTCAACAATCATCCGATCCGCCGCGCCATCACCGGTCGCGGCAAAAACCAATTTCATCCCCACCAGCAGATCAGGAGAAAACGGTGCCGGATTGATCTCAATGGATTTACGCTTCAGAAAGGCTGCATAAGCAGGCTCCGGCTCCTGGGTAAAGGCAACGATCGTCGCTGATGTATTGGCAATCAGCCGAGCCTTGGCAAAGGCCTCGTCGCCATCGCCAAACACAGCCAATTTCGCGCCGGAAACGCGAAAAAACGCCGGAAAAACCGCCAGCTTGTCAGACTCGATGCTCAAAGATCCATTCCTTGTTATCTCGCCATTATCAGGGAAAACAACGCTCTTATGAAGAAACACGAATCTGCCTTCCCGACGGCATCGATATTTCTATCCTAACGCATTTGAAGATAAGAGCAAAACCAACCCGCCCCGGCAATTTTCAATCAATACGTAGAGTAAGGCTTTCCCTTGGCCCCTGCTTGCCGCTAAATGCGCTGCGAGTTTGTCCGGCAAAAGTGTCCATCGGTTTTGCCGAAACGACAAAGACGAATTTCAAGGAGTGCTGCCCATCATGACCGATCAAAATCTCACCGCCAGATTGCTTGACGTGATCGAGCAGGACATCATCCCGCTGACGGAAAAAGGCGTGGCCGACGGCAACAAGATTTTTGGCGCGGCAATCTTGCGCAAATCGGACCTGTCGCTGGTGCTGGCCGAGACCAATAACGAGCTGGAAAACCCGCTCTGGCATGGCGAAGTCCATACGCTGAAGCGCTTTTACGAACTGGGCGAGCGCCCACCGACATCAGAGCTGATTTTCCTCTCCACCCATGAACCCTGCACCATGTGCATGTCGGCAATCACCTGGGCCGGTTTCGACAATTTCTATTATTTCTTCAGCCATGAAGATAGCCGCGATGCCTTCGCTATTCCGCACGACCTGAAAATTCTGAAGGAAGTGTTCGGGCTGGAACCCGGCGGCTATCGCAAACAAAATGCCTTCTGGCACAGTTTCGCCATCAACGACATGATTGAAGTGGAAGACGATGCAATCAGGGGGGAACTGCTGACCCAGGCCCAGAAGATCCGTGGCCTCTACGGCAATCTGTCCGGCCAGTATCAATCGGCCAAGAGCGGCAACGACATTCCGCTAAACTGATCTTTGTTGAATAAGGAAAAACCATGCAGCCCTCACAGGATATCGCCCGGCTGATCGAAATCATGGCGGCGCTTCGCGATCCGCAAACCGGCTGCCCCTGGGACATTGTCCAGACATTCGAGACGATCAAGCCCTATACGCTGGAAGAAGCCTATGAGGTGGCCGACGCCATCGAACGCAATGACCCGGACGATCTCTGCGAAGAACTGGGTGATCTCTTGCTGCAAGTGGTGTTTCATGCGCGGATTGCCGAGGAGGCCGGTCTGTTTTCCTTCGGCGACGTGGTCGAAGCGGTGACCTCTAAAATGATCCGCCGTCATCCGCATGTGTTTGCCCGCTCGGATGCCGATACGCCTGACGCCGTCAAGCTGCAATGGGATGTGATTAAAAAGCAGGAAAAACAAGAAAGAGCCGAACGTCGCGCAGCGCGTGGTGTGGCCGAGGTGTTTAAAGACGGTCATCTCGGCTCAGTGCAGCGAACGTTTCCGGCCCTGACGGAAGCCGTCAAGCTTCAGGAACAGGCTGCAAAGGTCGGGTTCGATTGGGCTGAGGCCGAACCCATTCTCGACAAGATCGAGGAGGAGATCGCCGAACTGCGAGAAGCACTCCAAACCGGGCAGCCAGACAAGATAAAAGACGAGCTGGGAGATCTGATTTTCGCTCTGGTCAATATTGGCCGACACACCGGCAGCGATCCCGAACAAGCCCTGCGGGGAACGAATGTGAAATTCAGACGGCGCTTCGGCTATATCGAACGGACATTACGGGAAAGCGGAGAGCGCCTGGAAAATGCAACACTCGCCCGGATGGAAGCGCTATGGAAAGAAGCAAAAAGACTGGAACGCTTTTTATGAATCAGGAATAACAACCCGTACTACTGCGCCATTTTGCTTCACAGTTATATTAGAAATATTCAACACACATCCATCGAGATTTTCATTAATATAAATGATATCAGATGGCGAATTGGCAGAAATTGTTTGATTTCTTGAGATTGAACCACATTGAATATAAACATTAGCATTATTATTTATACTTAAATTTGATATTTGCACGAATGTATTTATACCATTATATGTTTTCATTTTAAAATGGTGCCCACTCGGTAAATTACATGAAAACACTTTTTCAATTTTTATATTGGAACCCTGATTAAATTCATCTTGAGTGTTTTTTGTCTGATTGTATTCGCACTTATTAACCCGATAATTCATGTTGAGAATTCCACCATGAAAACCGTCTACAGAGCATGAAGAAGCAATTGGACACCTCTAAAAACCTCCCCATTTTCCGCGTTTCATGATTCAATCCGGCCAGTGTGATTTTCTGGGAGCGGATGATGCGTGGGCAACCGGGCTTTTGGGATTTGGATGATCGTTACGAACGGCTGAGTGCCGTCGGCGATCCGCTGGAGAAGCTCAACAGCATCATTCCATGGGCGATATTTGAAAAACCTTTAGCGAAGGCGCTGAAGCGGTCCGACGGATCGAAGGGTGGACGTCCACCATTTCCGTCGGTTCTGATGTTTAAAATCCTGGTGCTGCAAGCGCTTTATAATCTCTCCGACGACCAAGCAGAGTTTGTTATCCAGGACCGGCTGTCGTTTATGCGTTTCCTTGGCCTTTCCCTTTCGCAGAAGGTGCCGGATGCCAAGACGATCTGGCTGTTCCGAGAGAGTTTGGTGCGTGCAGGTGCCATTGATAATCTGTTTGCCCGTTTCGACAAGCATCTCTCACGTTCCGGATATCTGGCCAAAGGCGGGCAGATCGTTGACGCCACGATCATCCAGGCTCCCAAGCAACATAACAGCCAGGACGAGAAAGACGCGATCAAGGCCGGCGAAATCCCTGAGGACTGGAAGGATAAACCCGCCAGGCTGGCCCAGAAGGACCGCGACGCGCGATGGACAGTGAAGTATTCCAAGGCGAAACGGCCAACGGAGACGCCGACGTCGACGACGACTGGCCAGCACGATATTGCCATTCCAATGTTTGGTTACAAAAACCATGCAGGCATCGACCGAGCCCATGGCTTTATCCGGGGATGGACGGTGACGAGTGCGAGCGCCCATGACGGAGCCCAGCTTCGAAACGTAGTGACCAAAGACAATACCGCGTCGACGGTCTGGGCCGATACGGCCTATCGCTCCAAGACCAACGAGGAATGGTTGCAGGACAATGGCCTAAAGTCCGACATCCATCAGAAGAAGCCAAAGGGCAAACCCATGCCGGAGGCGATGTCGCGCGCCAACGGCCGTCGTTCGAAGGTCCGCTCCGCCATCGAACATGTCTTTGCGCGGCAGAAGGACAAGATGAAGCTCTTCGTGCGCACCATCGGAATCAGCCGAGCGAGGGTGAAGATCGGCATGGCCAATATCACCTACAACATGCTTCGCTATGTCTGGCTGACTGGAAAACCACGGACCGCATAACGCGCAGCTGGCCGGAAGGCCGAAATGCATGCCGCAGATGCGGCAATCATCACAAAAAATGGGCGATCATCCGCGCGAGTTCATCGCGGAAATACATCCACGGCACCATCTTGCCAACTGCGACCGGTAAATCGAGGTGTCCAATTGACAATACTGCGAGAACAAAGCAATTCAGCAATAAACGCAAAAAATCTTGCACCAGCTTTCCGCCAAATTGGTTTTTCGAACGTCACTTCATGATGACACGTCATCTCCACATCAAGAGGGCGTTCGAAAATAAAACACCGTGACTTTAATTCATAAATCGTTAGTGAAATAGCCTCCTCGAAACGAGGAGGCTATAACAGCTCAAAAATTAAGTAGATTTAAGAGTGACTTTCGCAGTAGCACTCCTTGTACTGATGTTTGTAAT contains the following coding sequences:
- a CDS encoding DUF2849 domain-containing protein, producing MAEKVLTANRLSDGIAVWLDASGQWVEDLQSSLVARHAEAVAALEASGKRDFTNNLVVDVAVVDVEERDGKLWPLRLRERIRAAGPTIPYADGHGHADPDFVAV
- the cysG gene encoding siroheme synthase CysG, whose product is MSIESDKLAVFPAFFRVSGAKLAVFGDGDEAFAKARLIANTSATIVAFTQEPEPAYAAFLKRKSIEINPAPFSPDLLVGMKLVFAATGDGAADRMIVEAARLQKIPANAVDQPDYCDFYTPALVNRAPIAVAIGTEGVGPVLAQMIRAGIDRQLPRSLGKLGRLANSYRHAVDRLVPRGVARRLFWRSFFQGDVADAMEGGDVKVARRRATKLLKTAANTVPEGRIFLVGAGPGAEDLLTLRAHRLMMEADAIVYDALVPQAVVDMGRRDADRIPVGKRKGCHSKSQSEINDLLLSLGRAGKRIVRLKSGDPLIFGRAGEEMAALRDAGIAYEIVPGVTSALAAAADFELPLTLRGVSSSLVFTTGHDLTGDVLPDWARLALSGATVAVYMGRTVAASVAERLIAGGLAQDTTVAVVENAGRGDRRLLHGTLRELPGLEGMTELTGPVMVIIGDAVAGANFERSMPLAQARLALANVDQQQMTRV
- a CDS encoding deaminase codes for the protein MTDQNLTARLLDVIEQDIIPLTEKGVADGNKIFGAAILRKSDLSLVLAETNNELENPLWHGEVHTLKRFYELGERPPTSELIFLSTHEPCTMCMSAITWAGFDNFYYFFSHEDSRDAFAIPHDLKILKEVFGLEPGGYRKQNAFWHSFAINDMIEVEDDAIRGELLTQAQKIRGLYGNLSGQYQSAKSGNDIPLN
- the mazG gene encoding nucleoside triphosphate pyrophosphohydrolase, whose translation is MQPSQDIARLIEIMAALRDPQTGCPWDIVQTFETIKPYTLEEAYEVADAIERNDPDDLCEELGDLLLQVVFHARIAEEAGLFSFGDVVEAVTSKMIRRHPHVFARSDADTPDAVKLQWDVIKKQEKQERAERRAARGVAEVFKDGHLGSVQRTFPALTEAVKLQEQAAKVGFDWAEAEPILDKIEEEIAELREALQTGQPDKIKDELGDLIFALVNIGRHTGSDPEQALRGTNVKFRRRFGYIERTLRESGERLENATLARMEALWKEAKRLERFL
- a CDS encoding IS5 family transposase, translated to MRGQPGFWDLDDRYERLSAVGDPLEKLNSIIPWAIFEKPLAKALKRSDGSKGGRPPFPSVLMFKILVLQALYNLSDDQAEFVIQDRLSFMRFLGLSLSQKVPDAKTIWLFRESLVRAGAIDNLFARFDKHLSRSGYLAKGGQIVDATIIQAPKQHNSQDEKDAIKAGEIPEDWKDKPARLAQKDRDARWTVKYSKAKRPTETPTSTTTGQHDIAIPMFGYKNHAGIDRAHGFIRGWTVTSASAHDGAQLRNVVTKDNTASTVWADTAYRSKTNEEWLQDNGLKSDIHQKKPKGKPMPEAMSRANGRRSKVRSAIEHVFARQKDKMKLFVRTIGISRARVKIGMANITYNMLRYVWLTGKPRTA